The proteins below come from a single Lasioglossum baleicum chromosome 20, iyLasBale1, whole genome shotgun sequence genomic window:
- the LOC143218574 gene encoding ATP-binding cassette sub-family F member 2: MPSDAKKKQQQKKKEAAKARQSGKKTNQPNQTKGSEDGKEGSPGSVNQNGTNGTSPISAEEALCLKLEADARLNAEARSCTGSLASHPRSRDIKISNFSITFHGCELMQDTMLELNCGRRYGLLGLNGSGKSTLLAVLGNREVPIPDQIDIFHLTREMPASNKTALECVMEVDEERVRLEKLAEELMQCDEEDAQEQLMDVYERLEDMAADTAEARAAHILHGLGFTAKMQRTATRDFSGGWRMRIALARALYVKPHLLLLDEPTNHLDLDACVWLEEELKTYKRILVIISHSQDFLNGICTNIIHVNKKQLKYYTGNYEAFVKTRMELLENQAKQYNWEQDQISHMKNYIARFGHGSAKLARQAQSKEKTLAKMVAQGLTEKVVNDKVLNFYFPSCGTIPPPVIMVQNVSFRYNEDSPWIYKNLEFGIDLDTRIALVGPNGAGKSTLLKLLYGDLVPSSGMIRKNSHLRIARYHQHLHELLDLDISPLDYMMKAFPNVKEREEMRKIIGRYGLTGRQQVCPIRQLSDGQRCRVVFAWLAWQVPHLLLLDEPTNHLDMETIDALADAINDFDGGMVLVSHDFRLINQVAEEIWVCENGTITKWSGNILDYKEHLKTKVLSDNSKRQKELHRSK, translated from the exons ATGCCATCCGACGCGAAGAAGAAGCAACAGCAGAAAAAAAAGGAGGCTGCCAAGGCCAGGCAGTCTGGGAAGAAAACGAATCAGCCGAATCAGACCAAGGGGTCGGAGGATGGCAAGGAAGGCAGCCCAGGCTCGGTCAATCAGAATGGAACCAACGGAACCTCTCCAATCAGTGCCGAAG AAGCTCTGTGTCTCAAGCTGGAAGCCGACGCCAGACTCAACGCGGAGGCACGCTCGTGTACAGGATCGCTGGCATCGCACCCCCGTAGCCGTGACATAAAAATATCTAACTTTTCTATAACTTTCCATGGCTGTGAACTGATGCAAGACACCATGCTCGAGCTGAACTGTGGTAGACGGTACGGTCTGCTCGGTCTGAACGGGTCCGGGAAGTCGACGTTATTGGCTGTACTCGGAAACAGGGAAGTTCCTATCCCCGACCAGATCGATATCTTTCACTTGACCAGAGAGATGCCAGCTAGCAATAAAACTGCTCTGGAGTGCGTGATGGAAGTCGACGAGGAGCGTGTACGGTTGGAGAAACTGGCCGAGGAGTTAATGCAATGCGACGAGGAGGACGCGCAGGAGCAGCTCATGGATGTTTACGAGAGATTAGAAGACATGGCTGCGGACACAGCCGAAGCTCGTGCTGCTCACATTTTGCACGGTCTGGGCTTCACAGCGAAGATGCAGAGAACAGCTACCAGAGACTTCTCCGGAGGTTGGCGAATGAGAATCGCTCTTGCCAGAGCACTATACGTGAAGCCTCATTTATTGTTACTCGACGAACCCACTAACCACTTGGATCTGGACGCATGCGTGTGGTTGGAGGAGGAGTTGAAGACGTACAAGAGAATCCTTGTGATCATTTCGCACTCCCAAGACTTTCTCAATGGCATTTGTACAAATATCATTCACGTGAACAAGAAACAGCTGAAGTATTACACGGGGAACTACGAGGCGTTCGTGAAGACAAGGATGGAGTTGTTGGAGAACCAAGCGAAACAGTACAACTGGGAGCAGGATCAAATCTCGCACATGAAGAACTACATCGCGCGATTCGGTCACGGTTCCGCTAAGCTGGCCAGGCAAGCTCAATCGAAAGAAAAGACTTTAGCGAAAATGGTGGCGCAAGGTCTCACGGAGAAAGTCGTCAACGACAAagtattaaatttctacttcccCTCCTGCGGAACGATCCCGCCGCCGGTCATCATGGTTCAGAACGTTAGTTTCCGTTACAACGAGGACTCGCCGTGGATCTACAAGAATCTGGAGTTCGGTATCGACCTGGACACCAGGATAGCATTGGTCGGGCCGAACGGAGCCGGCAAGAGCACACTTTTGAAACTGTTGTACGGAGAT TTGGTTCCAAGCAGCGGCATGATCCGCAAGAACAGCCATCTTCGAATAGCCAGATACCATCAGCATTTGCATGAGCTGTTGGACCTGGATATATCGCCGCTCGACTACATGATGAAGGCCTTCCCGAATGTCAAAGAGCGCGAGGAGATGAGGAAGATCATTGGTCGTTACGGGCTGACCGGTCGCCAGCAG GTGTGTCCGATAAGACAGTTGTCGGATGGTCAACGTTGCAGGGTAGTATTCGCATGGTTGGCTTGGCAGGTACCCCATTTGCTTCTCCTTGACGAACCAACGAATCACTTGGACATGGAGACCATAGACGCGTTGGCCGATGCGATTAATGATTTCGACGGTGGCATGGTGCTCGTTTCTCATGATTTCAGATTGATCAATCAG GTGGCAGAGGAGATCTGGGTCTGTGAGAATGGCACAATCACGAAATGGAGCGGAAATATTTTGGACTACAAGGAACACTTAAAGACTAAAGTTCTTAGTGATAACAGCAAGAGACAGAAAGAACTGCACAGAAGCAAATAA